In Vibrio diazotrophicus, the following proteins share a genomic window:
- a CDS encoding glycosyltransferase translates to MKLKIVSNLYPSKYKPFKGTFVRNVLEGFKGKGCNVSLISLHELTSNKFIRTLAYIQFFMRSFISGIRAVEGDVHYVHYTSHSSLGLILASFFKSKKKLIVVSNVHGSDVLPIDNNVLSKCKVILSKKILDISTLIVSPSDYFKNFLSENYGVANEKVVVSPSGGVDCSVFHVLPSVQKKYTFGYVGRIEKEKGIFDLIEAFRLFQCIDETSKLLIVGSGSCEVKLKEMVRTMTGVTLIQGTSQMQLAEIYNSIDFLVFPSRVPESLGLIPIEAMMCGIPVLSTTAGATEEYIISDMRKFFFEPGNVNDLLEALNKTRKVSSEDYLKLSRLALDVASNYSSVKVIDDLYHVFERYFDK, encoded by the coding sequence ATGAAATTGAAAATTGTATCAAACCTTTATCCCTCAAAATATAAACCCTTTAAAGGGACATTTGTTAGGAATGTGCTGGAAGGGTTTAAGGGGAAAGGTTGTAATGTATCTCTGATCTCTTTACATGAACTTACATCTAATAAGTTCATTAGAACTTTAGCTTATATACAGTTCTTTATGCGATCTTTTATTTCGGGCATTAGGGCCGTTGAGGGGGATGTACATTACGTTCATTATACATCACATTCTTCCCTTGGTCTGATTTTGGCTTCTTTCTTCAAGTCCAAGAAAAAGCTTATAGTGGTATCAAATGTTCATGGAAGTGATGTTCTCCCCATTGACAATAATGTTTTATCTAAATGCAAGGTTATTCTTTCAAAGAAAATATTGGATATTTCGACACTAATTGTCTCTCCGTCTGACTATTTTAAAAACTTCTTATCTGAAAATTATGGCGTGGCGAACGAAAAGGTCGTCGTTAGCCCATCCGGAGGGGTTGATTGTTCGGTTTTCCATGTTTTGCCTAGTGTACAAAAAAAATATACTTTTGGGTATGTAGGGAGAATTGAAAAAGAGAAAGGTATATTCGACTTGATTGAAGCATTCCGCTTGTTTCAGTGTATTGATGAAACCTCAAAGCTTCTTATAGTTGGTAGCGGCAGTTGCGAAGTAAAGCTGAAGGAAATGGTTAGAACTATGACAGGTGTGACCTTAATACAAGGCACGAGTCAAATGCAGTTAGCTGAAATTTATAATTCAATTGATTTTCTAGTATTTCCTTCTCGAGTCCCTGAAAGTCTAGGTTTAATACCTATAGAAGCAATGATGTGTGGTATACCAGTTTTGTCCACAACAGCAGGAGCCACGGAAGAGTATATTATATCAGATATGCGTAAATTTTTTTTCGAACCGGGTAATGTTAACGACCTTTTGGAAGCTCTAAACAAAACTAGGAAGGTTTCAAGTGAGGATTATTTGAAACTTAGTCGACTAGCGCTAGATGTAGCAAGTAATTACTCTTCGGTCAAAGTGATAGACGACCTTTACCATGTTTTCGAACGTTACTTTGATAAATGA
- a CDS encoding glycosyltransferase family 2 protein — MLVTVVIPVYNRAHVIKRTLDSVASQTYKNIEVIVVDDCSDDSVALKTLIDGYDLDIQYIRHETNRHGGASRNTGIDASSGEFIAFLDSDDIWVPEKIETCISRYIEEKEVLYSKVNDRGSAKPLYAFNNNNNVDEYLLVENQAMQTSSLFMRASFAKKVRFDSSLERFQDTDFIIRAQKLHYAKFTFVEAVLVDVTNEDKGRRISSSVDPVPAEVWLNKIRALMTAKSIAVFTFNRIINYSSNSFPRTHLFRLFITGQCYKYPLELDFKVFLKCILGSYQRKFRR, encoded by the coding sequence ATGTTAGTTACAGTTGTAATTCCTGTATATAATAGGGCTCATGTAATCAAGCGCACGCTTGATAGCGTAGCTAGTCAAACATATAAAAATATTGAAGTGATTGTAGTTGACGATTGCTCTGACGACAGCGTAGCACTTAAAACTCTAATTGATGGATATGATTTGGACATTCAATATATCCGCCACGAGACCAATAGGCATGGTGGAGCATCAAGAAATACCGGAATCGATGCGTCAAGCGGCGAATTCATTGCATTTTTGGATTCCGATGACATTTGGGTACCTGAAAAGATCGAGACCTGTATTAGTAGATACATTGAAGAAAAAGAGGTGCTTTACTCAAAAGTAAATGATAGGGGGAGCGCTAAACCATTATATGCTTTCAACAATAACAATAATGTGGACGAATATTTGCTCGTAGAGAATCAAGCAATGCAGACTTCCTCACTTTTTATGCGTGCTAGCTTTGCGAAGAAAGTAAGATTTGACTCTAGTCTAGAAAGGTTCCAAGACACTGATTTCATCATCCGTGCTCAAAAGCTACACTATGCTAAATTTACTTTTGTTGAGGCAGTACTAGTAGATGTGACAAATGAGGATAAGGGAAGGAGGATATCATCATCGGTAGATCCCGTACCTGCGGAAGTTTGGCTAAATAAGATTCGTGCTTTGATGACGGCAAAATCCATTGCGGTGTTTACGTTCAACCGTATTATTAATTACTCTTCAAATTCGTTTCCTCGCACTCACCTTTTTCGTCTTTTCATTACTGGTCAGTGTTACAAATATCCTCTTGAGCTAGACTTTAAAGTTTTTCTGAAGTGCATTTTGGGCTCTTATCAACGTAAGTTTAGACGATGA
- the pssE gene encoding PssE/Cps14G family polysaccharide biosynthesis glycosyltransferase has product MNILVTVGTTAFDDLIKAVDERFKNDENIKILAQISSSHKYTPRNFDSFEFSDSFQTYIDCADLIVTHAGAGSVYSMLEQGKRLVVVPNLMRADNHQIELAKYVQNNNFAISCFDLSEIECCINKAKDMEYTPYECERFFGHNTILELLK; this is encoded by the coding sequence ATGAATATATTAGTTACCGTCGGTACAACCGCCTTTGATGATTTAATCAAAGCTGTTGATGAACGCTTCAAAAATGACGAAAATATAAAAATCCTTGCTCAGATTTCATCGAGCCATAAATATACACCAAGAAACTTCGATTCATTTGAATTTAGTGATAGTTTCCAAACTTATATAGACTGCGCAGATTTGATCGTTACTCATGCAGGTGCTGGTTCAGTTTATTCGATGCTTGAACAAGGAAAGCGGTTAGTTGTCGTGCCTAACTTGATGCGTGCTGATAATCATCAGATTGAGCTGGCGAAGTACGTTCAAAATAATAATTTTGCAATCTCGTGCTTTGATTTAAGTGAAATCGAGTGTTGTATAAATAAAGCGAAAGATATGGAATATACTCCGTATGAATGTGAGCGGTTTTTCGGTCACAATACTATCCTGGAGTTGCTGAAATGA
- a CDS encoding N-acetylneuraminate synthase family protein, with translation MDKPYLIAEIGVNFFDTAKSLNITPMEAAKLYVKEAKANGADAVKFQSYKADTIVSKNSPAYWDLSKESTPTQHGLFKKHDSFNKEDYQELCDYSREIGIDFMSTPFDYASADYLNDMIDIYKISSSDLSNTPFIKYIAEKGKPIYLSTGAAYISEIEKAVRVILEAGCTELCVMHCVLSYPTKNIDANLGMIKHLKAIFPELKIGYSDHTLPDPSMAILTASYMLGATVIEKHFTLDKSLPGNDHYHSMDCNDLKRASENFELIRQVYGAEIKSVLPCEMVPRREARRSLVLASDLKKGEKITTQHLVTKRPGTGISPDDIGIVVGRAVKQDLQEDTVLTWDMV, from the coding sequence GTGTTAACTTTTTTGATACTGCGAAATCATTAAATATCACTCCGATGGAAGCTGCAAAGCTTTATGTAAAGGAAGCAAAAGCAAATGGTGCAGATGCTGTTAAATTCCAGTCTTATAAAGCTGATACGATTGTATCAAAGAACTCTCCTGCTTACTGGGATTTATCGAAAGAGTCAACTCCAACTCAACATGGCTTGTTTAAAAAGCATGACAGCTTTAACAAAGAAGATTACCAAGAGTTATGCGATTACAGTCGTGAGATTGGGATAGACTTCATGTCGACTCCATTTGACTATGCATCAGCCGATTATCTTAATGATATGATTGATATCTATAAGATATCTTCATCTGACTTATCAAATACACCTTTTATCAAGTATATCGCTGAAAAAGGCAAGCCAATTTATCTATCAACGGGGGCTGCTTACATATCAGAAATTGAAAAAGCAGTGAGGGTAATATTAGAAGCAGGTTGTACGGAGCTATGTGTTATGCACTGTGTTCTTTCTTACCCGACTAAAAATATAGATGCAAACTTGGGAATGATTAAACATTTAAAAGCCATCTTCCCGGAATTAAAAATTGGATATAGTGATCATACTCTACCTGATCCATCTATGGCAATATTGACTGCTTCTTATATGCTTGGCGCTACGGTAATTGAAAAGCATTTTACTTTGGACAAATCACTGCCTGGCAACGATCATTATCATTCTATGGATTGTAATGATCTTAAGCGGGCAAGTGAAAATTTTGAACTTATAAGACAGGTATATGGTGCCGAAATTAAGTCCGTACTGCCGTGCGAAATGGTTCCTAGACGAGAAGCTCGCAGATCTCTTGTTTTAGCTAGCGATTTAAAAAAAGGCGAGAAAATTACTACTCAACATTTGGTGACCAAAAGACCAGGAACAGGTATTAGTCCTGACGATATTGGGATAGTTGTAGGAAGAGCCGTAAAACAAGACTTGCAGGAAGATACTGTTCTTACTTGGGATATGGTTTAG
- a CDS encoding lipopolysaccharide biosynthesis protein, producing the protein MNIKKQVMSYAGVNIINASIPFMLLPILTTFLSPSDYGVLSLIQVLVAISLPLVMLNSGGLVKIEFSKLSHFELQSLVSSIIYIPIFSLILLELLFYLFSEYISLKFPIPNDFLFIIPVLVFVQAIPTIVMSIFQAKKQPLNYGKYKISLTILNLSLSIILIVTFSLSWQGRLYGILLSYFIFSIIALVLLIKLDLLRFYFDFDIFKKALMFGVPFIPHAIASVLLSMSGRIFLASHLGTDAVGIYSVAFQVSSATLIVFTSINQALSPILYEKLNNNPSMENKIEIVKLTYKTMLAMFVFYLSFISLSPHFLVFIINEKFMEAKELLPLISTAFLLQGFYFMIVNYIIYTKKTYILSLLTTFCSIVSLILSYYLIDRFGLFGSAYSLITTWLVFLVIAWYVSNKIYPMPWGLKS; encoded by the coding sequence ATGAATATAAAGAAACAAGTGATGTCGTATGCAGGGGTTAACATCATAAATGCTTCTATTCCATTTATGTTATTACCTATATTGACAACCTTTTTATCTCCTTCTGATTATGGAGTTTTATCGCTAATTCAAGTTTTGGTAGCAATCTCCTTGCCCTTAGTAATGCTTAATTCTGGCGGGTTGGTAAAAATTGAATTTAGTAAGCTTTCACATTTTGAACTTCAGAGCCTAGTTAGCTCTATAATATATATCCCAATATTTTCACTAATCCTTCTAGAACTATTATTTTATTTATTCAGTGAATATATATCATTAAAATTTCCTATACCTAATGATTTCTTATTTATAATACCAGTACTTGTCTTCGTACAAGCCATTCCAACTATAGTTATGAGTATCTTCCAGGCTAAGAAACAGCCTCTTAATTATGGAAAATATAAAATATCTCTGACAATACTAAACCTTTCTTTATCTATTATATTGATTGTTACGTTCAGTTTATCATGGCAAGGAAGATTATATGGAATATTATTATCATATTTTATTTTCTCAATAATTGCGTTAGTATTATTGATTAAGCTTGACTTACTACGCTTTTACTTCGATTTTGACATTTTTAAGAAAGCACTGATGTTTGGTGTTCCTTTTATACCCCATGCTATAGCGAGTGTTTTATTATCTATGTCTGGTAGAATATTTTTAGCTAGTCATCTCGGAACGGATGCCGTAGGTATATATAGTGTCGCATTTCAAGTTTCAAGTGCAACTCTGATTGTTTTTACCTCCATTAATCAAGCATTGTCCCCTATTTTATACGAAAAGCTTAATAATAATCCTTCAATGGAAAATAAGATTGAAATAGTGAAGCTTACTTATAAAACAATGTTGGCTATGTTTGTTTTTTATCTGTCTTTTATATCATTATCTCCTCATTTTTTAGTTTTTATTATTAACGAAAAATTCATGGAAGCTAAAGAACTTCTTCCCTTGATATCTACGGCATTTTTACTTCAAGGGTTTTATTTTATGATAGTTAACTACATTATTTATACTAAGAAGACATATATCCTCTCCTTATTAACAACATTTTGTTCAATTGTTTCTTTGATTCTTAGTTATTATCTGATTGACAGGTTTGGTTTATTTGGTTCAGCTTATTCTCTTATTACGACATGGCTAGTTTTTCTTGTTATTGCTTGGTATGTATCTAATAAAATATATCCAATGCCTTGGGGATTGAAATCATAA
- a CDS encoding UDP-glucose 4-epimerase family protein yields the protein MNVLVTGASGFIGTELLARLDLSTTKVLGRRKPCNFPSSQYYEQAIDSTADYSEALRGVDTIVHLAARVHIMNDSSFDPIEEYRKVNTYGTINLAMQAARCGVKRFVFVSSVKVNGDSTMLGRPFFHNDEMSPKDCYGQSKAEAESKLLKLSQDTELEIVIIRPTLVYGPGVKANFSSLMSLVRKGFPLPFGSITKNKRSLVSVTNLVDLIVVCLEHKNAVNQVFLVSDDYDLSTSEIVREMAIALGKPAWQLPMPPHCYWIVGKLFNRSDVVDRLIGSLQVDITHTKKTLGWFPPQSLKDGFKQTADTFQKSRK from the coding sequence ATGAATGTTCTTGTTACAGGGGCATCTGGCTTTATTGGAACAGAGTTACTTGCGAGACTAGATTTATCTACAACGAAGGTGCTAGGTCGGCGAAAACCCTGCAACTTCCCTAGCTCGCAATATTACGAACAAGCAATAGATAGTACCGCTGATTACTCCGAAGCTTTGAGAGGTGTTGACACAATTGTTCATCTCGCTGCTCGAGTCCACATTATGAATGACAGCTCTTTTGACCCTATTGAAGAATATCGCAAAGTCAATACTTATGGAACTATCAATCTAGCAATGCAGGCTGCTAGGTGCGGCGTTAAGAGGTTCGTGTTTGTAAGTTCTGTTAAAGTTAATGGTGATTCTACAATGCTTGGTCGGCCTTTTTTTCATAATGATGAAATGTCACCTAAAGATTGCTACGGGCAATCTAAAGCAGAAGCTGAATCAAAGTTGTTGAAATTGTCACAAGATACCGAGCTAGAAATAGTCATAATACGACCTACTCTCGTATATGGTCCTGGAGTAAAGGCCAATTTTTCATCCTTGATGTCCCTAGTTCGAAAAGGCTTTCCTCTACCATTTGGTAGCATAACTAAGAATAAGAGGAGTTTAGTATCTGTTACTAACTTAGTTGACCTAATAGTAGTATGCTTAGAGCACAAAAACGCTGTGAACCAAGTTTTCTTGGTTTCTGACGACTATGATCTTTCTACATCTGAAATAGTGAGAGAGATGGCCATTGCCCTTGGTAAGCCAGCTTGGCAATTGCCTATGCCTCCGCATTGTTACTGGATTGTAGGTAAACTTTTCAATAGATCTGATGTTGTAGATAGACTCATAGGCTCTTTGCAAGTAGACATAACACACACGAAAAAGACCCTCGGTTGGTTTCCACCACAAAGCCTTAAAGATGGCTTTAAACAAACCGCAGATACTTTTCAGAAATCTAGAAAATAA
- a CDS encoding polysaccharide pyruvyl transferase family protein, whose translation MKKKAYYVILTGSKNNAGDFLIKYRAKALLGKLRPDRDIIDLDGWKPFDEATLELVNGAEALLLMGGPALQKNMYPEIYPLVDDLSKITTKISLMGVGWKSLSGNWNDTKNYPLSEHTLSLLDRIADDGLTSSVRDYHTLNVLSSYGYHNVIMTGCPASYVEESFTEPVVLPEKINNVSFSLGVSFLTSKKMDLQMKETILKLKEYFRKSKKFEVIFHHSTEASFLETHNATKRHLSGHLAFINWLKDNDISYKDIAGSAENLIGHYSDCDIHIGYRVHAHIFMTSVSKLSVLITEDGRGKALKDVFGGIIVNGFELVKTSLYSKILNKLNLSSSFVVNDDMPNEILRTLDYELKNSLPRLGLTRSAINSNYRLMKKFVLLLP comes from the coding sequence ATGAAAAAAAAAGCATACTACGTAATATTGACTGGTTCTAAAAATAACGCTGGTGATTTTCTTATAAAGTATAGAGCGAAAGCTCTTTTGGGTAAACTTAGACCAGATCGAGACATTATTGATCTCGATGGCTGGAAGCCATTTGATGAAGCTACTCTAGAATTAGTTAATGGGGCTGAAGCATTATTATTGATGGGGGGACCTGCATTACAAAAAAATATGTATCCAGAAATTTATCCTTTAGTTGATGACTTATCTAAAATCACAACAAAAATTTCCCTGATGGGAGTTGGATGGAAATCTCTATCGGGTAACTGGAATGACACTAAAAACTACCCATTATCTGAACATACACTATCTTTGCTGGATAGAATAGCTGACGATGGATTAACTAGCAGCGTTAGGGATTATCATACTCTGAATGTGTTGAGTAGTTACGGATATCATAATGTAATTATGACAGGCTGCCCTGCTAGTTATGTTGAGGAGAGTTTTACAGAACCAGTAGTTCTTCCAGAAAAAATTAACAATGTTTCTTTTTCTCTTGGTGTATCTTTTTTAACTTCTAAAAAGATGGATCTACAAATGAAAGAAACAATTTTGAAGCTAAAAGAATATTTCCGAAAATCAAAAAAATTCGAAGTAATATTCCATCATTCAACAGAGGCCAGTTTTCTAGAAACACATAATGCAACTAAAAGGCATTTGTCTGGGCACTTAGCATTCATTAATTGGCTAAAGGATAATGATATATCTTATAAAGACATAGCAGGATCGGCCGAAAATTTAATAGGTCATTACTCTGATTGTGATATTCATATTGGGTATCGAGTTCATGCCCACATATTTATGACGAGTGTTTCTAAGTTATCAGTATTAATTACAGAGGATGGTAGAGGAAAAGCACTTAAGGATGTATTTGGTGGTATTATTGTCAATGGATTCGAGCTGGTTAAAACAAGCCTTTATAGTAAGATTTTAAACAAGCTAAATCTAAGTTCTTCATTTGTAGTAAATGACGACATGCCTAATGAGATATTAAGGACACTTGATTATGAACTCAAAAACTCTTTACCAAGGTTAGGGCTAACAAGAAGTGCGATCAATAGTAACTATAGATTGATGAAAAAATTTGTCTTATTATTACCTTGA